The following coding sequences are from one Novosphingobium sp. Gsoil 351 window:
- a CDS encoding glycosyltransferase family 2 protein, translated as MSSARGTVAITMAGMGSRFAKAGYAQPKYEIEVLGRPLFDWSMGALAAFQREGWQFHFATRKETSALDFLSRRCDALSIAMGPILELDGLTDGQATTALLLAEGANAALPFLVFNIDTYVRPDAMCPDQVPPGASGWVPCFPGPGESWSFARIDQHGRALELREKQRISPHATVGLYWFASAASYISLYRDFFGSGGEEMGERYIAPMYNHLIRAGKHVHVSLLNSEDVGMLGTPEQVAAFVRNASGTIG; from the coding sequence ATGAGCAGCGCACGCGGCACGGTCGCGATCACCATGGCCGGAATGGGCAGCCGCTTCGCCAAGGCCGGCTATGCGCAGCCCAAGTATGAGATCGAGGTGCTTGGCCGCCCGCTATTCGATTGGTCGATGGGCGCACTGGCCGCATTTCAACGCGAAGGCTGGCAGTTCCACTTCGCGACCCGCAAGGAAACGTCCGCGCTCGATTTTCTTTCACGGCGCTGCGATGCGCTCTCGATCGCCATGGGCCCAATTCTCGAGCTGGACGGGTTGACGGACGGTCAAGCCACGACTGCCCTTCTGCTCGCGGAAGGGGCGAATGCCGCCCTCCCCTTCCTGGTTTTCAACATCGACACCTACGTTCGGCCCGACGCGATGTGCCCAGACCAGGTTCCGCCAGGCGCTTCAGGCTGGGTGCCGTGTTTTCCCGGCCCCGGGGAAAGTTGGTCGTTCGCCCGGATCGACCAGCATGGACGAGCTCTGGAGCTCCGCGAGAAGCAGCGAATTTCCCCTCATGCGACGGTCGGGCTTTACTGGTTCGCCTCCGCGGCCTCCTACATTTCGCTATATCGCGATTTTTTCGGATCGGGCGGTGAGGAGATGGGTGAGCGATACATCGCGCCGATGTACAACCATCTGATCCGCGCGGGCAAACACGTCCATGTATCGCTGCTCAATTCCGAAGACGTCGGCATGCTGGGTACGCCTGAACAAGTCGCGGCATTTGTTAGGAATGCTTCTGGAACAATCGGCTAA
- a CDS encoding O-antigen ligase, whose amino-acid sequence MKWIVLAALIAAVPALMEWLRSNPSQAPWLSGLLGVLIFVYSPYNLSVAPYPWPMWPGYVKGVKITVLDVVALAIVLNNWHNTCKNPFIWPMIFYLIAVIIAMSQSPVPQASSFYVWQLLRFYVVFRAVAIVAQDDRHCSAIVAGLILGVAFQALEAGWARAHGAAQSGGTLGHQNLLGMLTNMVLMPSIAMALAGIRVRWATFGVLVCVIALIFTASRASLSLGAVGAGLTVVLSLLRKPTSRKTGMAVLAVLALALSAPLAMSSLSNRFKGSDVSFSFDSDDVRLRMNQAAGMMINDFPLGVGSNYFVVAANSGNYWKRAGVPVTKGNMGANVHNSYLLVEAETGVIGLVTMLILLSCAIAYPLYISFTNRKNVRGDILSGLSIAFVTFVIHNRVEWGFVSENVQYMLAVILGLIAGLSRSIKVAASTARSVRQKALPDAVRGEAGSRIDDSGRSSSPAPRIVTYPTVAATFPLPRWPR is encoded by the coding sequence ATGAAATGGATTGTTCTTGCGGCCCTGATCGCCGCGGTGCCGGCCCTCATGGAGTGGCTGCGGTCGAATCCCAGTCAGGCGCCGTGGCTGAGCGGATTGCTTGGCGTGTTGATCTTCGTCTACTCCCCGTACAACCTCTCCGTAGCACCATACCCTTGGCCGATGTGGCCCGGGTATGTGAAGGGGGTCAAGATCACCGTACTAGATGTAGTTGCGTTGGCCATCGTTTTAAACAATTGGCATAATACATGCAAAAATCCGTTTATATGGCCGATGATATTTTACCTTATTGCAGTAATAATCGCCATGTCTCAATCCCCAGTTCCCCAGGCATCCTCTTTTTATGTATGGCAACTATTGCGCTTTTACGTCGTTTTCCGAGCAGTTGCGATTGTTGCGCAGGACGATAGGCATTGTAGCGCAATCGTCGCAGGCTTGATTCTCGGCGTAGCCTTTCAGGCGCTCGAAGCCGGCTGGGCGAGGGCCCACGGAGCGGCGCAATCGGGAGGAACGCTGGGCCACCAGAACCTCCTGGGCATGCTGACCAACATGGTGCTCATGCCTTCGATCGCAATGGCGCTGGCAGGAATCCGGGTGAGATGGGCGACGTTCGGTGTGTTGGTCTGCGTCATTGCGCTGATCTTCACGGCGTCGCGCGCGTCGCTCAGCCTTGGCGCTGTCGGCGCGGGATTGACGGTTGTGCTCTCGCTGTTGCGCAAGCCCACCAGTCGGAAGACAGGGATGGCCGTGTTAGCGGTTCTAGCATTGGCGCTAAGCGCCCCATTGGCCATGAGTTCTTTGTCAAACAGATTCAAAGGATCCGACGTAAGCTTCTCGTTCGATAGTGACGATGTGAGACTCCGAATGAATCAGGCAGCTGGAATGATGATAAATGACTTTCCACTGGGAGTGGGATCAAACTATTTCGTTGTTGCAGCCAATAGCGGCAATTATTGGAAGCGCGCAGGAGTGCCGGTAACGAAGGGTAACATGGGCGCAAACGTCCACAATAGTTATCTTTTGGTCGAAGCGGAGACCGGAGTTATTGGATTAGTTACAATGCTCATTCTGCTTTCGTGCGCTATAGCCTACCCATTGTATATATCTTTTACAAATAGGAAAAATGTTCGTGGCGATATTCTGTCAGGTCTCAGTATCGCGTTTGTTACATTTGTGATTCACAACCGTGTCGAATGGGGGTTTGTGTCCGAAAACGTGCAATACATGCTGGCCGTGATACTCGGCCTTATCGCCGGCCTTTCGAGAAGCATCAAAGTCGCCGCGAGCACAGCGAGATCAGTGCGTCAAAAGGCTCTGCCCGATGCTGTGCGAGGCGAAGCCGGATCGCGTATCGACGATAGTGGACGATCCTCCAGTCCCGCCCCCAGGATCGTTACGTACCCGACCGTGGCAGCAACATTTCCGTTACCGCGTTGGCCACGCTGA
- a CDS encoding capsular biosynthesis protein codes for MVIDIDGTLCPIKGSADSYSDLPVEPRMRQRLVELKQEGWRIILSSARGMRTYDGNCGEILANVLPTLITWLKKHEVPFDELWMGKTWPGQQGFYVDDRTVRPREFVEHTLEELDAICARDRIA; via the coding sequence ATGGTGATCGACATCGACGGCACGCTGTGCCCGATAAAGGGCTCGGCGGACTCCTATTCCGACCTGCCGGTCGAGCCTAGGATGCGTCAACGTCTTGTGGAACTAAAGCAGGAGGGTTGGCGCATCATACTCTCGTCGGCGCGAGGGATGCGTACCTACGACGGCAATTGTGGTGAGATACTCGCAAACGTACTGCCCACACTGATCACATGGCTCAAAAAACATGAAGTGCCGTTTGACGAGCTGTGGATGGGTAAGACCTGGCCAGGTCAGCAGGGCTTCTATGTCGATGACCGCACCGTTCGACCGCGGGAATTCGTCGAACACACACTAGAGGAACTGGATGCGATCTGCGCGCGGGATCGCATCGCATGA